The genomic interval gcttggaacaactctgacatccttcaaagtccaaAAACTGACTGAcgtcttcaacactatgtcacccatgcccGTAACATCAATAGTTTTGTTGTCtgctagtcttacctttccaaagtctccaataactagattATGCAATGCTTCAGAACTCATGACCCAGGAATTCACACTGCTATCCGCGCAACAGACTAAAAGGTCCTCGTCCGCGAAGTCTTCTGCAATgttgacttatttatcatttgggcattgattcctgaaatgccccacctccttgcagatccaacatgttacacttgagcaattCCGAGTCTTTCACTAactccttcttttgttcttgcttCCACTATCcctaatatttttcttacctctAATGACATATAGTGATTCACTACATAATTCCCCATAACTCCTTCTTCGAACATCCTTAccaagaatgagatcacgaatcttctcaaaagtgaatccatcggaTCCTGCTGAAGTGGTAACTGTTGTAACCGTTCCAGACCAACTGTTAGGCAAAGACAATAGcagtagtaaagcttgaacttcatcattgaacttaatgcccactgacataagtctggctaagatcaaattcattttattaatgtGCTCAGCAACTGAACTGTCTTAAATTCGTGTCGCAACGAAAAGCAGCCACACCCTGCACCTAGCACCGCACCGTCACTACTGCACTAGCAGATTAAAGCACGCGCCACTCTGCGTCTTCCGTTACTGTTATCACACTGCACCTCTATGTCGTCTCGCTCACCGCAAGAACCTGCACGTGTTAGCCGCGAAACACGATCCGTCGTCGCACTGCCTGGACATGACCCTACTACGAGCAACCCACACCGCTACACGTCGCACCGCCTACTGTGTGCACCTACCGCGAGTCGGAGGTCTGGGCTGTCGCGAATCTTGGGCCACtgtgaaaccctaactttgggacgcCGCTGCAACCCCtacgaaaccctagctttgtgACACTGCTGCCGCCTCTATGAAACCCTAACTCTGGGATGCTATTGCAACCCCTGTGAAACCCTAGCTTTAAGACGTTGTTGTcgcctctgcgaaaccctagctttgggacgctATTGCAGCCCCTACGAAACCCTAGCGTTGGGACGTTGATGTCGCTTTGCGAAACCTTAGCTTTGGGACGCTGTTGCTgcctctgcgaaaccctagctttgggacgctACTGCAACCTCAATTTTCATGTCTTGTCATCGATTAATTCTGCTGATTAGATCTCTAGTGTCTAAACGAACCAAGCTCTGATGCCACTTTATGGGAAAAGacgcacgcggaagcaacacacataatcacgaatcaactgcagaaaataaacaacacaggatttaacgtggttcggtcgccaactacaacctacatccacacgggcaactattaggttttcatttctatcctgttgcacaccaattaagtacaatgatctctttaaatataaattataaaggggacacaatgattaaacccactcactaaacatggtgtctagtcagctcaacccaattggtcctggcttcatacccaacactTCCAATATGAATGCTAAGGCTTTAATACTCTTTATTGAGATATCCTCTTGAATCTTCCACGTTGTTCTTCTCCTTGAATGCACTAGACGCTTGAAATGAAAACTTCTTCTCTAGTGCAATCTGCGCTTTCTTGAGTCATTGTAAACATTTCAAAATTCTTCTTTAACTATATTCAATCTAAACATTGAAGCTTGAATCATTTCTTCACTTGaatattcttttctttgtaTTGTTCATCATCTTCCACGTATTAGACTCTAAATATGGAAATATTGGCTTTGATGAGATTGATGAGTCTTTAACATATATTTGTTCTTCAAATACTTTCTTTATATGTATGAACTTTGTCCCTTGAGATTTGAACCTCCATTGACTTGATTCTTTCCTATTATGCattattcatcttcttcttcatggtaCACACTCAAATAGGAAAGTTTTTATATGAGCCTAGATGTCTGCCCAACCTGGCGACCTGGCAACCCTACTAGTAGTGCTAAATGAGTTATAGACTTTAGTtccatgaaataaaaaaatataaaaattcataaaaggtgggagagaagagaagttgtagggatatcgtgtgcggaagcgtaataatttcaaccaaagattatgagaaattaaagtaacaaagaaaatgagaatgataccagaaatTTTTAGGTGGcaaacccctttaaatagaggtaaaaaaccaccggcgagagagccaaaacttccactataatggtactgggagtacaatgaattcctcccagactaatagataaatagccctaaaacaaatcctctctatatgggttaaacacttacacctaagagcagaaatagagagtataggagaagagagaggaagcaagtgtgtgttgttgtttgttgtgtgttacattgcttgaaggaagccactatatatagtggttctaggagacaacaataataaatacaattaatggtaattaacctccctTTTGATGACAATTAATTGTAGTAAGAAACCTCCATTTGATGACAATTAATTGTGGCAAGTAACCTCCAAATTATATCAAGAAAATGGAAAAGTGAGTCATAacccacaaatctccaccttgacttGCCTTTGACCGGAACAATCTCTCGCCAAGAAGCCTTGATTAAGTATGGATAATACCAGCTAAGTTCAGGCAATGATCGAACTTAGCCGATGGAAGTGGCTTGGTCAACATGTCTGCAGGATTTTCGGCtgtatgaattttttcaacaattatatctcctgtatcaacaatgtctcggataaaatggtgtttaatttcaatgtgcttggtccttgagtgatacTTACTGTTCCTGGTTAAGTGGACAACACTCTtgactatcacaaaatataacaagaacatcttGTTGAGGACCAAGTTCACTTACCAAGCCTCGAAGCCATATAGCCTCTTTCATACCTTCTGTAGCAGCAATATATTCTGCTTCAGTGGTGGACAAAGCCGCAATGGCTTGAAGTGAAGAATACCAGCTAATAGTAGACCCACATAGGGTAAAAATGTAGGCTGAAAGTGAACTTCTCCGATCTAAATCACCATCATAGTCAGCATCAACATAGCCAACTGCTCCTCCGGTATCGGCTCTATGTTGATCAAATACCAAACCAAGATCTGGAGAACCTTTCAGATAACGATGTATCCATTTAATGGCTTCCCAGTGTGCCTTGCCTGGATTATGCATGAACTTGCTAACAATGCTAACAACATAAGCTAAATCAGGTCTAGTACATACCATAGCATACATGAgacttccaattgcatttgaatACGGGACATGTGACATGCGATTTTTGTCCTCGTCTAATTTTGGACACTGATATGATGACAACTTGAAGTGGGAGGCAATTGGAGTATTAACAGCTTTGCAATCTCGCATTCCAAATTTGTCAAGCATCTTAAGAACatacttcttttgtgatagaaAAAGTTTTCCAGCTTGACGAACTATGTTGATCTCAATTCCTAAAATTTTCTTGGTAGGACCTAAGtccttcatatcaaattcactACTAAGCTGAGCCTTTAACTTGTTAACTAAAGATTTATCTCTTGCGACAATcaacatgtcatcaacatataacaacaagtatataaatgacccatcagatgtcttttgaaaataaacacaattatcatagctacttcttagcacgaggttctaattttccctcgtttacatgagaataagcagggcaaccaaatattttaagattagaataatCAACAGAGTTACCTGACCAAACTTCTTCTGGAATGTTGCAATCAATTGATTTGTTAGGAGAGCGGTTTATCAGATAACATGTCGTTGAAGCCGCTTCAACCCAAAAACATTTGCTCAAACCAGAATGGGAGAACATGCAACGAACTCTCTCCAGGATAGTTCTATTCATTCTTTCTGCAACCCCGTTCTGTTGTGGAGTCCCTGGATGGTGAGGTGTCTGGAAATGCCTTCTTTCTTGCAGAAGTCATTGAATTCATTCGAACAGAACTCAAGGCCATTGTTTGTCCTTagcctctttatcttcttgccaatctgattctcaatcaataatttccactctttaaaagtggaaaatgTTTCATTCTTATGTTTAAGGAAATACACTCATAGTTTtcgtgagaaatcatcaataattgtcatcatataacgacatttacctctggagggaacttttgacggaccccaaagatccgaatgaatataatccaaagtacctttggttttgtgtatggctttagaaaaactaacctttttctgcttaccaaaaatgcaatgttcacagaaatcaacctttccagtacagtggttaccaaggtgacccttcttcttgaggattagaattcccttctcactcatgtggcctaatctcatatgccacaacttggtGTTATCTTTGTTGGGTGAGGCAACAGCTGCAGAACCTGTAACGGTTGAATCCTGCAGCACATACAAACTATCACATCGAATTGCCTTTAGTAACACAAGAGCTCATTTAGACACTTTTAAAACTCCACCTTCAGCTGAGTATCAGCACCCATGAGATTCAAGGGTGCCTAAGGAAATGAGATTGCGTTTCAACTTAGGGACATATCTGACACCTGTTAAAGTTCTAACAATTCCATCatgtgtcttgattttgattgttccttcaccagcaactttgcattgagcatcatttcccatcaaaacaagaccattataaagtggttcatatgtggtaaaccaatctctattgtgagacatgtgaaaagtacaaccagaatcaagaatccattcatttttagacttttgttcagtgttggaagctacaaaacaatccccatcagattcagtttcaacaatactagcttcggcaaatttttctggttgtttaccatttcccttatcttctctatcttgcttatttttcaatttataacattcagagatctcgtgtccctttttcttgcaataaCGACAATATTTGGAGTTCTTGCCTCTAGATTTTGACCTAGATTTATGTTTAGTgttcctacctttctcttggtttctccttctaactactaatccttcaccagaactttcagaatgaatttgagtatcaaaattttctttggctagtaaattagtcttgacatcatcaaagcttaaggtaagataattaccgtataacataatttctttgaattgtcgatgcgagggtgttagagaaacaataagtagaacaactttatcctcatcatcaattttaacatccaaattttccaaatcaattatgatggaattaaattcatcaaggtgAGATTGGATGGGAGTACCTTCAAACATTCAGAGTGTAAAGAGTCGCTCCTTTAACCAGAGTTTGTTTGCAAGACTTTTGGTCATGTATAGAGACTCCAATTTAATCCATATGCCTGTTGTAGTTTTCTCATTGATGACCTCACGCAACACCTCACGGGACAAGCATAACTGGATTGCAGACAATGCCTTTTCATCCATCTCATCCCACTGCTCCTCCGTCATAGTGGTTGGTCTCATCATTTTACCTGTCAAaactttctttaaaccattctgggTGAGAACAGCTAGCATCTGGACTCGCCAGATAGCAAAACTGATTTTACCACCAAATTTCTCAATATCCAATTTTGACATTATTGAACAACAGATCCTGGTTGAAGTATAAtggtactgggagtacaatATGAATTTCTCTAagactaatagataaatagccctaaaacaaatcctctctatatgggttaaaaaCACTTACACCTAAGAGCAGAAATAGTATAGGagaagagagaggaagcaagtgtgtgttacattgcttgaaggaagccactatatatagtggttttaggagacaacaataataaatacaattaatggtaattaacctccctTTGATGACAATTAATTATAGTAAGAAACTTTCATTTGATGACAATTAATTATGGCAAATAACCTCCCAAAATcatgttttatttcttttctagtttaaaatgttgaaaaccgtctttaaaatttaaatttagacaATTAAAAATCGCAGTAAATTGGAAATCCAAAATTACCTTCCGCGTCTATGAAggataaaataacattttgtaAATTACGTAAACAAAGATTTCACAATAAGATATAACAATGGAAAGTTATAACAATGGAAAAAACGAGTAAAACACCAAATCGTTCCCtagattttaaattactttttattttgacCTTTTatgtaaaagaatattttattttaattttgtcaaactatttattaactcaaaagattttttttattttttattttttgcagaGACTATTGGTGATATCATATACGGTGAGTTCCTctatttctatatatattttttaagtaaaaaggGAAAGAATAGTTTACTTTGTCTCTATCCCACGGTTTTATTCCTCTATTTCTATAAATAATAAGTATGATGTaacaagtttttttataaatatatttatttgcataaaaaataaataaattcttttaaatttaaaactaatttatatgtAAACTATTTTTTAGACATTCTTTTATATAacctttttaaattttaatttctaatttataaataattttatttcatttttattttttttattttcttttataaaaatatttgtaaaacaattttccaaatataactaatattatttGTACATACTATTTTTGGAAAAATAGTTCTATAATAATTTcactttattattaattttttattgatgaaaTCTATCACTTTGATTCTTGGACTCTTCCAATATacttttaataataacaatttgTGTACAGGTGCTAAAAGAGTAACTTTTTTCCATTCTATATGTTAACAACTTTTTTTGGGAAAACTCATCCacatttttattacattaaaaaaatataattttaaaaataaataattttctaaacaagatattgaaaaagaataaaattataaaatttaaaatgtatataattttgttaaaataatactaaaataACATATGGTGGCTATCTATACACTATATAAAGGGCACAGAGTTTTTAACCACCCTTAgtgttttctttgttttatttgaataaaaaaaattggatacATAGGCGCGCATGTACTAAAAAAGTTTTTAACCACCGCTTTTTaagtaaaaaagttatttacatattttttttaatagagataaattatttaattaaataaagaagtattttttttataaaattcatgttatttatttattaaaaggtaaaattatataattataaataacgTCAAAGATAGTtatcaaatgtttttttttataatgatatattatttttaatagaaataagttatttaattactcattttataaaataaaaaattatgttttatttattaaagtatataatattttaattaaaatataacataaaaataattatttatattcgcACTATACAATAGtatagataataataataataaatataaataaatttaaaagtttaaagatttattattattttattaataaaaaaagtttacaagtgatttttttatttattttaaggaaGGTgtgaatttcttttttctttcttcattacaGTATGATGACATTTGTCATATTAATTCACAGgattaattttagtaatatatGGGCCAAACCAAAATCTTAAACGTTACGGTGCATATGGCTCAGTAACGATTACATTGGGACACTATGTTATACCATACTTCATAGTTAGATATGTTGTAGGCACGATATTGCTTATTGTTCTTTTGATATACAAGTGGAGAAGAAGACATTCTTCAGAATATGAAAATATTGAAAGTTATTTAGAGCAAAATAGCTTGATGCCTATTCGATACACATACAAGGAAATTAAGAAGATGGCCAAAGGTTTTGGTGAAAAATTGGATGAAGGAGGTTATGGCTCTGTATTTAAAGGAAAGTTGCGTAGTGGATCTTGTGTCGCTATAAAAGTGTTACAAAACTCAAAAGGTAATGGACAAGACTTTATCAATGAAGTTGCAACAATTGGAACAATACATCATCAAAATGTAGTGCACTTAATTGGATATTGTGCTGAGAGCTCAAAAAGAGCCATTGTTTATGAGTTCATGCCCAATGGATCTCtagataaatttatattttcgaGAGAAGAAAATCCACATTTAACCTATGACACAATATATAATATAGCAATTGGAGTAGCACGTGGGATTTCATATCTACACCATGGGTGTGAGATGCAGATTTTGCATTTTGACATTAAACCCCACAACATCCTGCTTGATGAAAAATTCACCCCAAAAGTCTCTGACTTCGGATTGGCAAAACTATATCCAACAAACAAAAGTGTTGTGACTATGACAGCAGCAAGAGGGACAATTGGATACATGGCTCCAGAATTGTTTTATACAAATATAGGAAGAATATCATATAAGTCTGATGTTTATAGTTTTGGAATGCTTCTGATGGAGATAGCAAGCAAGAGGAAAAACTTAAACCCCCATGCCGAGCATTCAAGCCAACTTTACTTTCCCTTTTGGATTTATGATCAACTTGACAAAGAGAGAGATATAGAAATCCAAGATGTCATAGAGGATGAgaagaaaattacaaaaaagaTGATGATAGTTTCACTTTGGTGCATACAATTAAAACCAAATGATCGTCCTTCCATTAATAAGGTAGTCGAAATGCTTGAAGGAGACATTGAGAACCTTGAAATACCTCCAAAGCCTTCTCTGTATCCATATGAAACATTGAAAAGAATCTTCTCTGACCAAACAACATTGCCTGACTTCATTAGTTCTTCAAGTTATTCCATGGAGATTGCCACTAATGCTCCACTAGATGCAAGTATTTGATATTGCATATTAG from Phaseolus vulgaris cultivar G19833 chromosome 1, P. vulgaris v2.0, whole genome shotgun sequence carries:
- the LOC137813497 gene encoding LEAF RUST 10 DISEASE-RESISTANCEUS RECEPTOR-LIKE PROTEIN KINASE-like 2.1 isoform X2, giving the protein MWRERALIILVFLLHLIHGEDACPPSSCGKISNISYPFRLKGDAKGCGLTGYELSCKNNIALFSLYSGTFHVQAFNYNNFTIRVVDPGLQQTNCSSLPRYFFSPSNFTPSYQPIPPYLHYYSPKNTSSYQTIPSVYRYYYTEPLVYEHIVFLNCSHGVTEIPKYVDTGGCVTWESTGYIYTVAGDLIAEDIEVGCDVKLVAPTSWWGLDTNTYSYAMMHTALVYGFELSWIPLVCHDRCADTDCYFSSSSQTLECYKEAWWLHYVSETIGDIIYGLILVIYGPNQNLKRYGAYGSVTITLGHYVIPYFIVRYVVGTILLIVLLIYKWRRRHSSEYENIESYLEQNSLMPIRYTYKEIKKMAKGFGEKLDEGGYGSVFKGKLRSGSCVAIKVLQNSKGNGQDFINEVATIGTIHHQNVVHLIGYCAESSKRAIVYEFMPNGSLDKFIFSREENPHLTYDTIYNIAIGVARGISYLHHGCEMQILHFDIKPHNILLDEKFTPKVSDFGLAKLYPTNKSVVTMTAARGTIGYMAPELFYTNIGRISYKSDVYSFGMLLMEIASKRKNLNPHAEHSSQLYFPFWIYDQLDKERDIEIQDVIEDEKKITKKMMIVSLWCIQLKPNDRPSINKVVEMLEGDIENLEIPPKPSLYPYETLKRIFSDQTTLPDFISSSSYSMEIATNAPLDASI
- the LOC137813497 gene encoding rust resistance kinase Lr10-like isoform X3, with the translated sequence MWKKRALIILLFLLHLIHGEDACPPSSCGKINNISYPFRLKGDPKGCGLTSYELSCENNIALFSFYSGAFHVQAINYHNFTIRLMDPGLQQSNCSSLSRYFFSPSNFTHSYQSDLSHNPPKDGSSYQLITSSDWYYRTEPLVYEHIVFLNCSHPVTGNLKYVDTRGCLNWEWKGYIYAVAGDLIAEDFEVGCEVKLVAPTSWRGLDTNTYSYDMMHTALLYGFDLSWIPLVCDDRCADTDCYFSSSSQTLECYKEAWWLHYVSETIGDIIYGLILVIYGPNQNLKRYGAYGSVTITLGHYVIPYFIVRYVVGTILLIVLLIYKWRRRHSSEYENIESYLEQNSLMPIRYTYKEIKKMAKGFGEKLDEGGYGSVFKGKLRSGSCVAIKVLQNSKGNGQDFINEVATIGTIHHQNVVHLIGYCAESSKRAIVYEFMPNGSLDKFIFSREENPHLTYDTIYNIAIGVARGISYLHHGCEMQILHFDIKPHNILLDEKFTPKVSDFGLAKLYPTNKSVVTMTAARGTIGYMAPELFYTNIGRISYKSDVYSFGMLLMEIASKRKNLNPHAEHSSQLYFPFWIYDQLDKERDIEIQDVIEDEKKITKKMMIVSLWCIQLKPNDRPSINKVVEMLEGDIENLEIPPKPSLYPYETLKRIFSDQTTLPDFISSSSYSMEIATNAPLDASI